From Elusimicrobiota bacterium, one genomic window encodes:
- a CDS encoding DEAD/DEAH box helicase family protein yields MKLQFDANQAFQLDAVAAITSLFDGQPQGAPEYAVIKMGDLGILFEGQQRTELGVGNRLLLAEEKLLSNTRAIQTHNDIEINDPKVPLEAWDVFDSSINQARRCPHFSVEMETGTGKTYVYLRTIFELSRRYGFQKFIIVVPSVAIREGVLKNIEITAEHFRTLYNNIPFEHFVYDAKKVNRLRQFATSNTLQILIINIDAFRKNFTGTEEERKSNVIYKESDKLSGRQPIEFVQAARPIVIIDEPQSVDSTDKAQEAIKALNPLCTLRYSATHINPYNLVYRLDPIRAFELKLVKQIVVASAAAQGAANDAFVRVEKVDYKNGIKAKLRIHVQTSEGPKEKMVTVKNGADLFVLSNERANYAQGYSITEINAEPGNECVRFINGKTLRLGQEIGGLRDDVWRAQIKHTIKRHLEKEHQLQARGIKVLSLFFVDRVSNYRDYDDSGKPVKGKFAETFEAELAALAREDRFRGLAWLKEPMDKLHNGYFAQDRKGVLKDTSGDTQADDAVYNLIMKDKERLLSLDEPLRFIFSHSALREGWDNPNVFQICTLNETRSALKKRQEIGRGLRLPVDQNGLRVFDESVNKLYVMANESYEDFARTLQEEYEEDCGVTFGKVPITAFAKLIHVVDGKEQPVGRQAAESICESLVQQKMLDDAGRIQPAFDPKKKDFKLELPKEHRELTPAVIDLLSAYQIERHIRQERDEGSNRLKKEVTLTPEFQELWNRIKPKTTYRVEFATETLVQRAVDGLKRMEPIEKPRIRVSAGQLDLKKGGVTATASSVAEERADYGSRPVPDLLAYLQNETELTRSTLVRILNSSGRLPEFFNNPQRFMDAVANVLKYELHRLLVDGIKYDRIDGNGSEAEWEMLLFKNEELINYLTAIQVNNSVYEYVVYDAEIEREFARQLDSREDIKLFVKLPNWFKIDTPLGTYNPDWAIVKQDSDTLYLVRETKANRDYLRLRTSEADKVRCGQRHFEALGVPFAVAVSADEV; encoded by the coding sequence CGCCAGAGTACGCTGTTATTAAGATGGGAGACTTAGGAATTCTCTTTGAAGGGCAACAGCGCACGGAGCTTGGGGTTGGGAATCGGTTGCTACTGGCAGAGGAAAAACTCCTTTCAAATACTCGTGCGATTCAGACGCATAACGACATAGAAATAAACGACCCAAAAGTGCCTCTGGAAGCATGGGATGTTTTTGATAGTTCCATCAACCAAGCGCGGCGTTGCCCTCATTTTTCGGTTGAGATGGAGACAGGAACAGGAAAGACATACGTTTATCTCCGGACCATATTTGAGCTATCCCGGCGCTATGGCTTCCAGAAATTTATCATCGTGGTGCCAAGCGTGGCCATCCGAGAGGGAGTGCTTAAAAATATCGAGATTACGGCCGAGCATTTCCGCACCCTGTATAACAATATCCCTTTTGAGCATTTCGTCTACGACGCGAAAAAAGTCAACCGCCTGCGTCAATTTGCCACGAGCAATACATTACAGATTTTGATCATCAATATTGATGCTTTCCGTAAAAATTTTACCGGCACCGAGGAGGAGCGTAAAAGCAACGTCATTTACAAAGAAAGCGACAAGCTCTCTGGCCGCCAGCCTATTGAGTTTGTTCAAGCCGCGCGTCCCATCGTCATCATCGATGAGCCTCAGAGCGTGGATAGTACGGATAAGGCTCAAGAGGCAATAAAGGCGTTAAACCCTCTTTGCACTTTACGCTATTCGGCCACGCATATAAATCCTTACAACCTGGTCTACCGGCTTGATCCCATTCGCGCTTTTGAGCTTAAGCTGGTCAAACAGATTGTGGTAGCCAGCGCTGCGGCCCAAGGAGCGGCCAATGATGCTTTTGTGCGGGTTGAAAAAGTTGATTATAAAAATGGAATCAAAGCTAAACTCCGCATCCATGTGCAAACGTCTGAAGGGCCAAAGGAGAAGATGGTTACAGTCAAAAATGGCGCAGACCTATTTGTGCTCTCAAATGAACGCGCCAATTACGCCCAAGGATATTCGATTACGGAAATTAACGCCGAGCCAGGCAACGAGTGCGTTCGCTTTATCAACGGTAAGACCCTGCGTCTCGGTCAAGAAATAGGCGGACTGCGCGATGACGTCTGGCGCGCTCAAATCAAACACACCATCAAGCGCCACTTGGAAAAGGAACACCAACTCCAGGCGCGAGGAATTAAGGTTTTAAGTCTTTTCTTTGTTGACCGGGTTTCCAATTATCGTGATTATGACGATTCAGGAAAACCAGTTAAGGGCAAGTTTGCAGAAACATTTGAAGCTGAACTGGCAGCGTTGGCCAGGGAGGATCGCTTCCGTGGCCTAGCCTGGCTCAAGGAGCCGATGGATAAACTCCACAATGGATACTTTGCTCAAGATAGAAAAGGGGTCCTGAAAGACACGAGCGGCGACACTCAGGCAGATGATGCGGTTTATAACTTGATCATGAAAGATAAAGAGCGGCTTCTTTCTTTGGATGAGCCCTTACGTTTTATTTTTAGCCATTCGGCGCTGCGGGAGGGCTGGGACAATCCCAATGTATTCCAGATTTGCACCTTAAATGAAACCAGAAGCGCGCTTAAAAAGCGTCAAGAGATCGGCCGTGGACTTCGATTGCCGGTAGATCAAAATGGCTTGCGAGTATTTGATGAATCGGTTAACAAGCTCTATGTAATGGCGAATGAAAGCTACGAGGATTTTGCCCGCACATTACAGGAAGAATATGAGGAGGATTGCGGCGTTACCTTTGGCAAAGTGCCGATAACCGCGTTTGCGAAACTAATCCATGTCGTAGATGGAAAAGAACAGCCGGTCGGCCGCCAGGCCGCGGAATCTATCTGTGAATCCTTGGTACAACAGAAAATGCTTGATGATGCTGGCCGGATCCAGCCGGCGTTTGATCCCAAGAAAAAGGATTTTAAGCTAGAGCTGCCTAAAGAACACAGGGAACTTACGCCAGCCGTTATAGATTTACTGTCTGCCTATCAAATCGAGCGTCATATCCGTCAAGAACGGGATGAGGGGTCAAATCGCCTCAAGAAAGAAGTCACGCTTACTCCCGAATTTCAAGAGCTCTGGAACCGCATTAAACCGAAGACAACATACCGTGTCGAGTTTGCCACCGAGACGTTGGTCCAGCGCGCGGTGGATGGGTTAAAACGCATGGAACCGATTGAGAAGCCACGCATTAGGGTCAGCGCTGGACAGCTGGACTTAAAAAAAGGCGGCGTGACCGCTACGGCTTCTAGCGTGGCAGAGGAACGCGCTGACTACGGCAGCCGCCCCGTTCCTGATTTGTTGGCCTACCTACAAAATGAAACGGAGCTTACGCGGTCAACACTTGTGCGAATCCTGAATAGTTCTGGCAGGCTTCCAGAATTTTTCAACAACCCCCAACGATTCATGGACGCCGTCGCCAACGTGCTTAAGTACGAACTCCATCGTCTGCTGGTGGATGGCATTAAATATGACCGCATTGACGGCAACGGCTCGGAAGCTGAATGGGAAATGCTGCTTTTTAAGAATGAAGAACTCATTAACTATCTGACGGCCATCCAGGTCAATAATTCGGTGTATGAATATGTGGTTTACGATGCGGAAATAGAACGTGAATTCGCTCGCCAACTAGATTCTCGTGAAGACATTAAGTTATTCGTGAAGCTGCCAAACTGGTTTAAGATTGACACGCCACTAGGCACATACAATCCTGATTGGGCTATCGTCAAACAAGATTCCGATACGCTATACCTGGTGCGCGAAACTAAAGCGAACCGAGATTATCTAAGACTGCGAACCAGCGAGGCCGACAAGGTCCGTTGCGGCCAGCGCCACTTTGAGGCCCTCGGAGTCCCCTTCGCAGTCGCCGTCTCGGCAGATGAGGTATGA